The following are encoded in a window of Vicugna pacos chromosome 2, VicPac4, whole genome shotgun sequence genomic DNA:
- the ENAM gene encoding enamelin, protein MLLLQGRHGASFPKLDNWVPSGKMKILLVFLGLLGYSAAMPMQMPRIPGFSSKSEEMMRYGHFNFMNSPHMAHLGPLYGHGMQIPQLFPQYQMPMWPQPPPKVNHPQKPSSPSTPNHQSNTDQAPETQQPDQPQPQKLPPKWPSKQPSPTPTQPQEEAQTPEAFLPFGNGLFPYQQPPWHVPHRVPTGYGRPPVSNEEGGNPFFGYFGFHGFGGRPYYSEEMFEDFEKPKEEDPPKTESPATEPSTNSTVPETNSTQPNAPNPRGSQSGNDTSPSGNSGQGPNTVSNPTAQNGPVVNVSGQGVPRSQTPWGPSQTNFHENYPNPNIRSFPARRQWRPTGTAMGHRQNGPFYRNQQIQRGPRWNSFALEGKQAVHPGYPLYRKAYASTARGNALNYAGNPVNFRRKPQGPNKYPMGNNVAPLDPKHGTVGGNENIQNPRENPVSQKERTVTPTMDPNGPWRNSQDYGVNKSNYKLPHPEGNMLAPNFNSIDQNSYYPRGDSKRAPNSEGQIQSQNLPKGIILEPRRIPYESETKQPELTQNTYQPVYPEGIPSPARERFPTGRNTWNQQEISPPFKEDPGRQEEHLSHPSHGSRGRVYYPDYRPYDPRGNSPYLRSNTWGERDDSPNTVRQPENPHYPMNTPDPKETIHYNEEDPTDPTGDEPFPGQSRWGAEESSFKGGPTVRTYEGKQQYTLNQPKEYLPYYLDNPSKPREDLPYGEFYPWNPDENFLSYNIAPTVPPPVESRGYYVNNAVEQEESTRFPHWNSWDHRIQAQGQKEIRPYFNRNFWDQPTNLHKVPTSSLHQENKPYSSNSPAGLQKNPTWHEGENLNYDIQITRLNSPQREYLAFPELIPPSYPAGQKEAHLFHLSQKSPCCAGASIGLKNNLLALQDYTPSFGLAPGENQDTSPVYTEDSHTKHARYTTSPMSILPGQRNSSEKRLPGESQNPSPFRDDVSTLRRNTPCSVKNQLSQRGIMPFPEASSLQSKNIPCLKRDLGGDGNNVLEQIFEGNQLNERTVDLTPEQLVIGTPEEVPKPEGIPGEVQENEGERQQQRPSSILQLPCFGSELAKYHTSSTGTPSSIGRQGSFDGDPIMPTEIPNSLAGLATGAQFQNINVDPLNADEQTPLDSLQIGANPQDQVQDCLLLQA, encoded by the exons ATGTTGCTGCTTCAGGGCAGGCATGGAGCCTCTTTTCCTAAGCTAGAtaactgg GTACCAAGTGGAAAAATGAAGATTCTCTTGGTCTTTCTAGGTCTGCTTGGTTATTCTGCTGCCATGCCA ATGCAAATGCCCCGAATACCTGGATTTAGCAGTAAAAGTGAGGAG ATGATGCGCTACGGTCACTTCAACTTTATGAATTCCCCACAT ATGGCACACCTGGGCCCCTTGTATGGCCATGGTATGCAGATTCCTCAGCTCTTCCCACAGTATCAGATGCCCATGTGGCCTCAGCCACCACCCAAGGTGAATCACCCACAGAAACCTTCATCTCCCTCAACACCCAATCACCAGAGCAACACTGATCAAGCCCCAGAGACCCAGCAACCCGACCAGCCTCAACCTCAAAAGCTCCCACCAAAATGGCCTTCAAAGCAGCCATCACCCACCCCAACTCAGCCCCAAGAGGAAGCCCAGACACCTGAG GCATTCCTACCATTCGGCAATGGGCTATTTCCCTACCAACAGCCACCGTGGCATGTTCCACAC AGGGTACCAACAGGCTATGGACGTCCAccagtcagcaatgaagaaggcGGG aatcctttctttggATATTTTGGATTTCATGGATTTGGGGGCCGTCCTTATTATTCAGAAGAGATGTTTGAAGATTTTGAAAAACCCAAAGAAGAAGATCCTCCTAAAACAGAAAGTCCAGCCACCGAACCTTCAACTAATTCAACAGTTCCTGAGACTAATTCCACCCAACCAAATGCACCCAATCCCAGAGGGAGTCAGAGTGGAAATGACACCAGCCCATCAGGAAACAGTGGCCAGGGGCCTAACACTGTGAGCAACCCTACAGCTCAAAATGGCCCTGTAGTTAATGTTTCAGGCCAGGGAGTTCCAAGAAGTCAAACCCCATGGGGACCAAGTCAGACAAATTTTCATGAAAATTATCCAAATCCTAACATTCGAAGTTTTCCTGCAAGAAGACAATGGCGTCCTACTGGTACTGCCATGGGGCACAGGCAGAATGGGCCTTTTTACCgaaatcaacaaattcaaagGGGTCCTCGGTGGAACTCCTTTGCTTTGGAAGGAAAACAAGCAGTTCATCCAGGATATCCATTATATCGCAAAGCTTATGCTTCTACTGCAAGAGGCAATGCTCTCAATTATGCAGGAAATCCAGTGAATTTCAGAAGAAAGCCGCAGGGACCAAATAAATACCCTATGGGAAACAATGTTGCCCCTCTGGATCCTAAACATGGTACTGTTGGCGGTAATGAAAACATCCAAAATCCAAGAGAGAATCCAGTAAGTCAAAAAGAAAGAACAGTCACTCCTACAATGGATCCAAATGGTCCCTGGAGAAACTCTCAAGATTATGGAGTTAATAAATCAAACTATAAATTGCCTCACCCTGAGGGCAATATGCTAGCCCCAAATTTTAATTCTATTGATCAAAATTCTTATTACCCGAGAGGAGATTCCAAAAGAGCCCCAAATTCTGAAGGACAAATCCAAAGCCAGAATTTGCCCAAAGGGATTATTTTAGAGccaagaagaataccatatgaatCAGAAACTAAACAGCCAGAATTAACGCAAAATACATATCAGCCTGTGTATCCTGAGGGAATCCCTTCCCCTGCAAGGGAACGTTTTCCTACTGGAAGGAATACTTGGAACCAACAAGAAATCTCTCCACCTTTTAAGGAAGATCCTGGGAGGCAGGAAGAACACTTATCTCATCCTTCCCATGGCTCAAGAGGACGTGTTTACTACCCTGACTATCGCCCCTATGATCCCAGGGGAAATTCACCATACCTTAGAAGTAATACATGGGGTGAAAGAGATGACTCACCCAATACAGTGAGACAGCCTGAAAATCCACACTACCCCATGAACACTCCAGACCCAAAAGAGACGATCCATTACAATGAAGAAGACCCAACTGATCCAACTGGGGATGAACCTTTCCCAGGACAAAGCAGATGGGGTGCGGAGGAGTCAAGTTTTAAAGGAGGCCCAACAGTTAGGACCTATGAAGGCAAACAACAATATACCTTAAATCAACCAAAAGAATACCTTCCCTATTATCTAGATAATCCATCAAAACCCAGGGAGGATCTTCCTTATGGTGAATTTTACCCCTGGAACCCAGATGAGAATTTTCTGTCATATAATATAGCTCCCACTGTACCACCACCAGTGGAGAGCAGGGGCTATTATGTTAATAATGCTGTTGAACAAGAAGAAAGCACTAGATTTCCTCACTGGAACTCCTGGGACCACAGGATTCAAGCCCAAGGGCAGAAAGAAATAAGACCATATTTTAACAGAAATTTCTGGGATCAGCCAACAAATTTACACAAAGTCCCCACTAGTTCACTACACCAGGAGAACAAGCCCTATTCCAGTAATTCCCCAGCTGGGCTTCAGAAAAATCCAACATGGCATGAAGGTGAGAATTTGAATTATGACATACAAATTACTAGGTTAAATTCACCACAGAGAGAATATCTGGCTTTCCCAGAGTTAATTCCTCCAAGTTACCCAGCAGGACAAAAAGAAGCACATTTATTTCACCTAAGCCAGAAAAGCCCCTGCTGTGCTGGTGCCTCAATAGGACTCAAGAACAATCTACTTGCTCTACAAGACTACACTCCATCTTTTGGTCTTGCACCAGGGGAGAACCAAGACACCAGCCCTGTGTATACAGAAGATAGTCATACTAAGCATGCAAGATATACTACCTCCCCGATGAGCATCCTGCCTGGACAAAGAAATAGCTCAGAGAAAAGACTGCCTGGGGAAAGTCAAAACCCAAGTCCTTTCAGAGATGATGTATCCACTCTGAGGAGGAACACACCATGTTCTGTAAAGAATCAATTGAGCCAAAGGGGAATTATGCCCTTTCCTGAAGCCAGTTCCCTTCAATCAAAGAATATACCTTGCCTCAAACGTGATCTTGGGGGAGATGGGAACAATGTTTTGGAACAAATATTTGAAGGCAACCAGCTCAATGAAAGAACTGTTGACCTTACTCCTGAGCAGCTTGTTATTGGTACACCTGAAGAAGTTCCCAAGCCAGAAGGAATCCCAGGTGAAGTCCAAGAAAATGAGGGTGAAAGGCAGCAACAAAGACCATCTAGCATCCTACAGTTACCATGTTTTGGCTCCGAATTAGCAAAGTATCACACCTCCAGCACTGGAACTCCATCTAGCATTGGAAGGCAAGGCTCATTTGATGGGGATCCAATTATGCCTACTGAAATTCCTAACTCATTGGCCGGGTTAGCTACTGGGGCACAGTTTCAGAATATAAATGTAGACCCACTTAATGCAGATGAACAAACTCCATTAGATTCTCTTCAAATAGGGGCCAATCCACAGGACCAGGTGCAAGACTGCTTACTACTTCAGGCCTAG